From Arachis stenosperma cultivar V10309 chromosome 2, arast.V10309.gnm1.PFL2, whole genome shotgun sequence, one genomic window encodes:
- the LOC130962991 gene encoding uncharacterized protein LOC130962991, with protein sequence MNSRPCGFGYDYDYFVGDGNLNDGSHYGIDEFSGREPYPYEQSPWQPSPSSYYDGNPSYNAYHSYEHDDSYHGYTSQPPPFYAPYSQPTPYFHQLPTYDPNLYSPYAYPCDDYEQATLESPPLQHLYLPTQSPMNDTLGVILQEQEELQTAFTSFTSTLQEFTSPSRSRALLPPNLHFHFCNSHNLPALPATTTARLPHLPSHPSSSPRHHFPHLRFPPSSSSYGRRCCSAGNRHWAANLLSRSSRPLPFTLSLTHSSPLTLSLCSLAEPPLRPSSPPPSTAVQASAYAALTRVPFSRSPSSQGLELPPLPESSGSDEETDLQTEGIPADEPAHMEAPPQTQESQPVPQPQPEPIGVPIPDPQD encoded by the exons atgaattctcgtccttgtggttttggataTGACTATGACTATTTTGTAGGCGATGGAAACTTGAATGATGGCTCACATTATGGGATAGACGAATTCTCAGGAAGGGAGCCATATCCATATGAGCAATCACCATGGCAACCTTCCCCTTCAAGTTACTATGATGGTAATCCTtcctataatgcatatcattccTATGAACATGATGATTCTTATCATGGTTATACCTCTCAACCACCACCCTTCTATGCACCATATTCTCAACCCACACCTTATTTCCACCAATTGCCTACATATGATCCAAATCTATATTCCCCCTACGCATACCCTTGCGACGATTATGAACAAGCAACCCTTGAATCACCTCCACTCCAACATCTTTACCTTCCAACTCAAAGCCCCATGAATGATACACTTGGTGtcattcttcaagagcaagaagagctccAAACCGCCTTCACTAGTTTCACCTCTACCCTCCAAGAATTTACGTCCC CGTCGCGCAGTCGCGCCCTTCTTCCCCCCAACCTCCATTTCCATTTCTGCAACTCCCATAACCTCCCTGCTCTGCCGGCGACCACCACCGCACGGCTACCCCACCTTCCCTCTCATCCCTCTTCTTCTCCCCGTCACCACTTCCCCCATCTCCGATtccctccttcttcttcctcctacGGCCGCCGCTGCTGCTCCGCCGGCAACCGCCACTGGGCGGCCAACCTTCTCTCTCGCTCCTCACGCCCACTCCCAttcactctctctctcaccCACTCGTCACCACTCACTCTCTCCCTCTGCTCTCTGGCCGAACCGCCGCTGCGGCCATCTTCACCGCCACCGTCCACGGCGGTGCAAGCGTCTGCCTATGCTGCCCTCACTCGAGTCCCATTTTCCCGTTCCCCCTCGtcccag ggcCTTGAGCTACCCCCGCTACCAGAGTCTTCCGGTTCCGATGAGGAGACAGATTTACAGACTGAGGGTATTCCTGCGGATGAGCCAGCACATATGGAGGCACCACCTCAGACACAGGAGTCTCAGCCGGTACcacagccacagccagagcctaTCGGTGTACCTATCCCTGATCCTCAggattag